Proteins encoded by one window of Streptococcus sanguinis:
- a CDS encoding isopeptide-forming domain-containing fimbrial protein, which produces MKKLKQLLMTILVFFLTFAGLPAASADTTTYTVQLTGTSSGHVYELYHIFSGDLDANNVLTNIEWGAGVAIGDRAKFGDASEKAASLSGKQNDSSEVKAFAQELSNSLSAAGRTRVRSEQGTTTISGLKPGYYLIKDSNGSLDNVKGQAYTSIMLQVAKDTTIAIKSDVPTLTKQVKASNSENYISATDYAIWDTVPFQITVTLPSNYGDFSKYHFSVKDSMTSGMINNGDIQVYLQQGGSEVAITDSFSITTNNGLTVSIADLKTLPNVNENSKIVIRYTARLKDSATLGTTGNSNTASLTYSNNPNNNASTTAQTLDSRATVYTYRLRLTKVNERQERVAGAGFTLYKKINNQYSEVRKIEASSSSTFDFYGINAGDYKLVESTTPAGYNTMKDIEFTITSTIDSTGALTDMTSTSATATFETDVNRGYINLKVVNKQGALLPNTGGIGTTILYLVGTSLVLGAGVLFVVKKRVSTK; this is translated from the coding sequence ATGAAAAAATTAAAACAACTATTGATGACCATCCTGGTCTTTTTCCTGACCTTTGCCGGTCTGCCGGCCGCATCAGCTGATACAACGACCTACACTGTCCAACTGACTGGAACTTCTTCAGGACATGTCTATGAACTATACCACATTTTTTCTGGTGATTTAGATGCTAATAATGTCCTGACTAATATCGAGTGGGGGGCAGGAGTTGCAATTGGAGATAGAGCAAAATTTGGAGATGCATCTGAAAAAGCAGCTTCCTTAAGTGGTAAGCAGAATGACTCCTCTGAAGTTAAAGCGTTTGCTCAAGAATTGTCGAATAGTCTATCTGCTGCTGGGCGAACAAGAGTTCGATCTGAGCAAGGAACGACAACCATTTCTGGACTAAAGCCAGGTTACTACTTGATTAAAGATAGTAATGGATCTTTAGATAATGTAAAAGGTCAAGCCTATACTAGCATTATGCTACAAGTTGCTAAGGATACAACAATAGCTATAAAATCAGATGTTCCTACTCTTACAAAACAAGTAAAAGCTAGCAACTCTGAAAACTACATATCAGCAACTGACTATGCAATTTGGGATACCGTTCCTTTCCAAATTACTGTGACTCTTCCAAGTAACTACGGAGACTTTTCCAAGTATCACTTTTCTGTCAAAGACAGTATGACTTCGGGAATGATCAATAATGGTGATATTCAAGTTTATCTACAACAAGGTGGTTCAGAAGTAGCAATTACAGACTCCTTTTCCATCACTACGAACAATGGATTGACGGTCAGCATTGCGGATCTAAAAACTCTGCCAAACGTAAATGAAAATAGTAAAATCGTGATTCGTTACACCGCCAGGTTGAAAGATAGTGCTACCTTAGGAACGACCGGAAATTCAAATACGGCTAGTCTAACATATTCAAACAATCCAAATAATAATGCCAGTACAACTGCCCAAACTCTCGATAGTAGGGCAACAGTCTATACTTATCGCTTAAGATTGACCAAGGTTAACGAAAGACAAGAGCGTGTAGCTGGTGCAGGCTTTACTCTTTACAAAAAGATTAATAACCAATATAGCGAAGTGAGAAAGATTGAAGCGAGCTCAAGTAGTACCTTTGATTTTTATGGTATTAACGCAGGTGACTATAAGCTAGTCGAAAGCACGACACCAGCTGGTTATAATACTATGAAAGATATTGAATTTACCATTACATCAACTATTGATTCGACTGGAGCTTTAACAGATATGACATCTACATCCGCAACAGCAACCTTTGAAACAGATGTAAATAGAGGATACATTAATCTGAAAGTGGTCAATAAGCAAGGAGCCCTTCTGCCAAACACAGGTGGAATCGGAACAACCATTCTCTACCTAGTCGGCACAAGTCTTGTGCTTGGAGCAGGCGTGCTCTTTGTAGTCAAAAAACGTGTTTCAACAAAATAA
- a CDS encoding isopeptide-forming domain-containing fimbrial protein: protein MKKLKQLLMTVLVFILTFAGLPVVSADTTTYTIQLTGTTTGHTYEVYHIFSGTLDASNTLTNIEWGPGVTGAGRIHFGDASEKAASLNGKQNDSAEAKAFAQELNQYLSGSGVTTVKSQQGTTTISGLKPGYYLIKDSRGSLDNRSGQAYTRFMLQVAKDTTVAVKADVPTLTKQVQANGSQNYTAATEYRIGQNIPFQITATLPSNYAEFPQYVFTIKDKIPAGMTYNNDARVYLKEGGTEKDISTFFPISYTGNVITITAGDLKGNQEVTASSKIVVRYTASLNNYPIMGGVGNPNIASLTYSNDPNGNNSSTTETPETKANVYTYQLTVNKVKENQAALAGAGFTLYKKINNQYTEIKKFEAGSNSRFDFMGLDSGDYKLVESTVPVGYNAMKDVEFTISGTIDSTGALTNLTATSATATFDSNVNTGVITLKVVNKRGALLPNTGGIGTTILYLIGTSLVLGAGVLFIIKKRADSR, encoded by the coding sequence ATGAAAAAATTAAAACAACTATTGATGACCGTCTTGGTCTTTATCCTGACTTTTGCAGGGCTACCGGTCGTATCGGCTGATACAACGACCTACACCATCCAACTGACCGGAACGACAACTGGTCACACTTATGAAGTCTATCATATTTTTTCAGGGACTTTAGATGCTAGCAACACCTTGACCAATATCGAGTGGGGACCTGGGGTTACTGGAGCAGGTAGAATTCATTTTGGAGATGCATCTGAAAAAGCAGCTTCTTTAAACGGTAAGCAAAACGACTCTGCGGAGGCTAAAGCCTTTGCCCAAGAATTGAATCAATATTTATCAGGTTCAGGTGTAACAACCGTTAAATCCCAGCAAGGTACGACAACCATTTCAGGACTAAAACCTGGTTACTATCTTATTAAGGATAGTCGGGGATCATTGGATAATAGAAGTGGTCAAGCCTATACTAGATTTATGCTGCAAGTGGCCAAGGATACAACTGTAGCCGTGAAAGCAGATGTTCCAACTCTTACAAAACAAGTTCAAGCTAATGGCTCTCAAAATTATACTGCAGCGACGGAATATAGAATCGGACAAAACATTCCTTTCCAAATTACCGCAACTCTTCCAAGCAACTATGCTGAATTTCCGCAATATGTATTTACAATCAAGGATAAGATTCCTGCTGGAATGACCTATAATAATGATGCTCGAGTTTATCTAAAAGAAGGTGGAACTGAAAAAGACATTTCAACATTTTTCCCAATTTCCTATACAGGCAATGTCATTACGATAACTGCTGGTGATCTTAAAGGCAATCAAGAAGTTACAGCATCTAGTAAGATTGTCGTTCGCTACACTGCAAGTTTAAACAATTATCCTATAATGGGTGGGGTAGGAAATCCTAATATAGCTAGCCTGACCTATTCAAATGATCCAAATGGAAATAATTCTTCAACTACTGAAACTCCTGAAACCAAGGCAAATGTCTATACCTACCAGCTGACAGTGAATAAGGTCAAAGAAAACCAAGCAGCTCTTGCTGGTGCAGGATTTACTCTTTATAAGAAGATCAATAACCAATACACTGAGATTAAAAAGTTTGAAGCTGGATCAAACAGCAGATTTGATTTTATGGGGCTGGATTCGGGTGACTACAAGCTTGTGGAAAGTACAGTTCCAGTGGGCTACAATGCTATGAAAGATGTCGAGTTTACCATTTCAGGTACAATCGACTCCACAGGAGCTTTGACAAATCTGACAGCAACTTCAGCGACCGCGACATTTGATTCTAATGTCAATACTGGTGTAATCACCCTGAAAGTGGTCAATAAGCGAGGTGCTCTTCTGCCAAACACAGGTGGAATTGGAACAACCATTCTTTACCTAATCGGAACAAGCCTAGTTCTTGGTGCTGGAGTTCTATTTATTATCAAGAAACGCGCTGACTCTAGGTAA